From a region of the Saccharomyces paradoxus chromosome IV, complete sequence genome:
- the SBE2 gene encoding Sbe2p (Protein required for bud growth~similar to YDR351W), with product MTARRLINIVPNTSKLDPLKEEDSTHLEQSHPNKSSIKGLVLSENNERKSNSLPLSKSRSGSSASSSTVSSNGRSIGTRRPSANLDFNVGNQDPLKIVSGYHNAYVPTAKCIRPISDDSIGTSSTEIFSSSHSNTTSDSLCASDISSEECEIGNSKSGDNPFLNSAKEAENRSNITPLKKSRPGSILQKTRTAGSADKTICSMSTITTCIPSRQSSVTTPKLSRTVGLPGLSNTTNSIAASQTSFISENDSPLKHHCMSTAAFHEPKVMPITKKPYVHSNSTSAILPYKTTQLTPSQRYRLRKEQNDQSLRKAIKKKEKFYEDQDANLELQEGDVDGSLIWNIPMASLSTSSFLTLSKFNKKGKSSDSTWGDEEILAQESNYEGNQHTRPPLGVDGTFNQVHGSKKHTLYSSNRLKESCLDYKELPPTCIPGISPVSDSQYIQDTMKNLSQVYLHSSEKISKGILSGRSRSLQCLPLEFKEASNQGMEDLMLVSEDKLKAVSHFRPSWLPPKDFKERKLQDKQIYKNIDLASMEELQKNRERDEKAKKNGQNRLKFQHLLDRGVTRNSSLNELKKIIWETPLTSTVRLQIYSQLLQSDSCLITECFIESFEEVMQLLNKMDFPKDKEFEIRQLIEHDVQQKIFYKNGTDKQVVSDLMLLLQLKSISQQGLVAGDEMLFYHFLTDQSFGTLKETWEMVNLIQMSCFSEICKEKYDSRILNPRGIVAHLLRKDEFKNEFNGSCLNSNTWWNILQRMDHKLFMWVMDVIIVHNGQNFASYPVKLETFKDKVWEYYRSKKVVVNYKILVSLTVNVLINYHFGYDNLKHLSDLNDKHFCIPLYTEDSIEEENLNNIFTKWWLHYYRKLR from the coding sequence atgaCAGCACGTCGTTTGATTAACATAGTTCCTAACACCTCGAAGCTAGACCCTTTAAAGGAGGAGGACTCAACGCATCTAGAACAAAGTCATCCTAACAAATCCTCCATAAAGGGCTTGGTGCTTtcagaaaataatgaacGCAAAAGCAACAGCCTTCCGTTATCGAAATCCCGATCGGGTAGTAGTGCATCCAGTAGCACCGTGAGTTCGAATGGAAGGAGTATTGGTACAAGGCGCCCTAGTGCCAACCTAGACTTCAATGTTGGCAACCAAGATCCTCTTAAAATTGTGTCAGGTTATCATAATGCATACGTGCCTACAGCGAAGTGTATTAGGCCAATATCAGATGACTCTATAGGTACATCGAGCACAGAAATATTTTCCTCATCGCACTCGAATACGACATCAGATTCACTATGCGCATCTGATATCAGCTCAGAAGAGTGTGAAATAGGAAACAGTAAATCGGGGGATAATCCCTTCCTTAACAGTGCgaaagaagctgaaaacAGAAGCAATATTACAcctttaaagaaaagccGACCGGGGTCAATACTACAGAAAACACGCACAGCAGGCAGCGCTGATAAGACAATTTGCTCAATGAGTACTATAACTACATGCATTCCATCTCGTCAAAGTTCGGTAACAACTCCTAAACTCTCTAGGACAGTAGGACTGCCTGGATTGAGTAATACAACCAATAGTATAGCCGCATCACAAACTTCTTTCATAAGTGAGAATGACTCTCCTCTTAAACATCATTGCATGAGTACAGCAGCTTTCCACGAACCGAAAGTCATGCCGATCACAAAAAAACCGTATGTGCATTCCAACAGTACTTCTGCAATATTACCATACAAGACAACCCAACTTACTCCTTCTCAACGTTACCGTTTGAGGAAAGAGCAAAATGACCAATCCTTGCGGAAAGccataaaaaagaaggagaaaTTCTACGAGGACCAAGATGCTAACTTGGAACTTCAAGAGGGTGATGTTGACGGTTCGTTAATTTGGAACATTCCGATGGCTTCTTTATCGACCAGTTCTTTTTTAACATTATCTaaatttaataaaaaaggaaaaagttcAGATTCAACATGGGGAGATGAAGAGATATTAGCACAGGAAAGCAATTACGAAGGAAATCAACACACACGTCCACCGCTCGGTGTAGATGGAACCTTCAATCAGGTTCATGGTAGTAAAAAACACACATTATATTCGAGCAACAGGTTGAAAGAATCATGTTTAGACTATAAGGAGCTCCCACCGACATGCATTCCTGGTATATCTCCTGTCTCTGACTCACAGTATATTCAGGATACTATGAAAAATCTCTCCCAGGTTTACCTGCATAGCTCTGAAAAAATCTCTAAAGGTATTCTTTCTGGTCGTTCCAGATCCTTACAGTGTTTGCCATTGGAATTCAAAGAAGCCAGTAATCAGGGGATGGAAGACCTAATGCTAGTTTCAGAAGATAAATTAAAAGCCGTAAGTCACTTCCGTCCAAGTTGGCTGCCGCCCAAAGATTTTaaagagagaaaattgCAAGATAAACAAATCtacaaaaatattgacTTGGCATCGATGGAAGagttgcaaaaaaatagagaaCGCGATGAAAAGGCCAAAAAGAATGGGCAGAATAGGCTAAAATTTCAGCATTTGCTGGACCGAGGAGTTACTCGTAACTCGTCGTTAAAcgaattaaagaaaattatttgGGAAACACCTTTGACATCTACAGTACGGCTTCAAATTTACAGTCAACTTCTACAAAGTGACAGTTGCCTGATAACGGAATGTTTTATAGaatcatttgaagaagtaATGCAGCTACTAAACAAAATGGATTTCCCCaaagataaagaatttgaaataagACAGCTTATTGAACACGATGTACAGCAGAAAATATTCTATAAAAATGGAACAGATAAGCAAGTCGTTTCTGACTTAATGCTATTATTACAACTGAAATCTATATCCCAACAGGGTTTAGTTGCTGGTGATGAGATGCTATTCTATCATTTTTTAACTGATCAATCTTTTGGAACTCTGAAAGAAACGTGGGAAATGGTCAACTTAATACAAATGTCATGCTTTAGTGAAATCTGCAAGGAAAAATACGATTCAAGAATATTGAATCCTAGGGGAATTGTTGCCCACCTTTTGCGAAAAGATGAGTTCAAAAATGAGTTCAATGGCAGCTGCCTGAATAGCAACACATGGTGGAACATATTGCAAAGAATGGACCATAAACTTTTTATGTGGGTAATGGATGTGATTATCGTCCATAATGGTCAAAACTTTGCAAGCTATCCCGTAAAACTCGAAACATTCAAAGACAAAGTATGGGAATACTATAGATCAAAGAAGGTTGTTGTAAATTATAAGATTCTAGTTTCACTAACGGTTAACGTATTAATAAACTACCATTTTGGGTACGATAATCTGAAACATTTGTCAGATCTGAATGACAAGCACTTTTGTATTCCACTTTACACAGAGGATAGCATCGAAGAGGAAAACctcaataatattttcacaAAGTGGTGGTTACATTACTACCGAAAATTACGCTAA
- the ATP22 gene encoding Atp22p (Specific translational activator for the mitochondrial ATP6 mRNA~similar to YDR350C), giving the protein MVKCIYRVYFGNLAQMVTRPLFKHVGSAYAYQVLPITNLRSLSTKSCPLESKLNRSYSVQFGDSERLMPCFSKGGSSKNVQKHLYELRQLKSVLSETFGVTEYASFFGSLQNTLHIKNCSESEKKKLLYDIILHQHELYPEVARKIGFYIPDEVHKWFWHHIPKSESFNHYLFLLKNDVLLSTSGYCTKFTNRLMKGTEMERQLATFQIFLHDETNIKLIMEKVLKLHTFDSLAALVNGLAKAKDFRFIKVYIQALLQKLEQHCYSGEDGAKQKSLRFVKFNNTLLYYLLKSGNVELFIKTFQEELKFIINSGLLNHIDGKEHILNFPIHHYLNLLRISNRQEELFNVISCLQSSPLMKYKLFKEFLMGELIASFQAFRDPKLVCKYLLSSYSLKPSANILNALGIWGWLYHTKSTTLTVSELEKELKNNNNILPNTMRIASPVTVPILTELYRSLLSSSFVSLERGQFKNCLLDLYYKYRSFLSREARKYRYWRNDTGILNVFLNYIRFQAREPRLAYDVLLDFYSQPFAKNVNLTTTLCPFSIVAYKNHALTQVELSELLQVMHKNRVPLTFKFCSAMVMHYIKMRDEKGARSWYNKILFGGFEIRHMALIQIIKDQGWPFPKNFDETLLTELIENSSIKEPTDSTLFTDEDMFEESSEPRFNDDDVNKCTNIIRETLKILN; this is encoded by the coding sequence atGGTAAAATGTATATACCGTGTCTATTTTGGGAATTTGGCTCAAATGGTCACTCGACCGCTATTTAAACATGTGGGTAGCGCATACGCCTACCAAGTTCTACCTATTACCAATTTGCGTTCCTTATCTACAAAGAGTTGTCCGTTGGAAAGTAAACTAAATCGTTCATATTCTGTGCAGTTTGGCGATTCTGAACGACTGATGCCATGTTTTAGCAAAGGCGGATCTTCGAAAAATGTGCAAAAGCATTTATACGAGCTCCGACAATTGAAAAGTGTATTAAGTGAGACTTTTGGAGTAACTGAATACGcctctttttttgggtCCTTACAAAATACCTTGCATATAAAGAATTGCTCGGAAAGcgaaaagaagaaacttttATATGATATAATTTTGCATCAACATGAGTTGTACCCTGAGGTGGCAAGAAAGATTGGATTTTATATACCAGATGAGGTCCACAAGTGGTTCTGGCATCATATTCCAAAATCTGAATCTTTCAATCACtatctctttcttttgaaaaatgacgTTCTTCTCTCCACTTCTGGCTACTGTACAAAGTTTACCAATAGGTTGATGAAGGGTACTGAGATGGAGAGGCAGTTGGCCAcattccaaatttttttgcatgATGAAACAAACATAAAGTTGATAATGGAAAAAGTGCTGAAATTGCATACATTTGACAGCTTAGCCGCCTTAGTGAATGGCCTTGCTAAGGCGAAAGATTTCAGATTTATTAAAGTATATATTCAAGCCCTACTACAGAAATTGGAGCAACACTGTTATTCTGGTGAAGATGGAGCAAAGCAAAAAAGCTTACGTTTTGTCAAGTTCAATAATACCTTACTTTATtaccttttgaaaagtggAAATGTTGAGCTATTCATCAAGACCTTCCAAGAGGAACTAAAATTCATTATAAACTCAGGATTACTTAATCACATCGATGGAAAGGAACATATATTAAATTTTCCTATTCATCATTACCTGAATTTGCTTCGAATATCTAATAGGCAGgaagaacttttcaatgTAATTTCCTGTTTACAAAGCAGTCCACTGATGAAGTATAAATTGTTCAAGGAATTTTTAATGGGCGAACTAATTGCATCTTTTCAAGCCTTCCGCGACCCAAAATTGGTGTGTAAATACCTCCTCTCATCGTACAGCTTGAAACCGTCTGctaatattttgaatgcTCTAGGGATTTGGGGGTGGCTCTATCACACAAAATCAACGACTTTAACAGTGTCTGAGTTAGAAAAAGAGTTGAAgaacaacaataatatcCTGCCGAACACAATGCGAATAGCGTCGCCAGTAACTGTTCCAATTTTAACTGAACTGTATAGAAGCCTCTTGTCTTCTAGTTTTGTTTCATTGGAAAGGGGTCAATTTAAGAATTGTCTTCTTGATTTATATTACAAGTACAGGAGTTTTCTTTCTAGGGAAGCTCGTAAGTATAGGTACTGGAGAAATGATACCGGAATCCTGAAcgtttttttgaattacaTTAGATTTCAAGCTCGTGAGCCAAGACTGGCCTATGATGTTCTTTTGGATTTTTATTCTCAACCTTTCGCCAAAAATGTGAATTTAACGACCACACTATGTCCTTTTTCCATAGTGGCTTATAAAAATCATGCGTTAACGCAAGTGGAATTATCAGAACTGCTACAGGTAATGCATAAAAATAGGGTGCCCCTAACGTTCAAATTTTGCTCCGCAATGGTAATGCATTACATCAAAATGAGAGACGAAAAAGGAGCACGCTCCTGGTATAATAAGATACTTTTTGGAGGCTTTGAAATAAGGCATATGGCCTTGATACAGATAATAAAAGACCAAGGTTGGCCgtttccaaaaaattttgacgAAACATTACTGACGgaattgattgaaaataGTAGCATCAAAGAACCTACGGACAGCACCTTATTTACAGATGAAGATAtgtttgaagaaagtaGTGAGCCTAGATTCAATGATGACGATGTTAATAAATGTACAAATATTATAAGAGAGACATTGAAAATTCTAAATTAA
- the MRP1 gene encoding mitochondrial 37S ribosomal protein mS43 (Mitochondrial ribosomal protein of the small subunit~similar to YDR347W) — protein sequence MLRYTGARAIRKYSTRYALEHLKEGTPLKGLFSIDGLQKAWFDRVKCLDAKLNDCTNEAQQKPLETLIHENSKSASKKHIVNYASSLYNLRFSMSSLQGCTRTPPEECPKLGPEALLQTPDFNRTISNEPLTTGNERLQAALVSSFGSLMEFRTLLINSNLALPGDGFTWLVARRQLDKRSTRSDMPNRDIEYDKLFILNTYNAGTPFNFSTSGVMNELNNQYINMEKQRAKEAGTFDDSEMTAKQAKTKFIYETQQKGFSGKEVSYIPLLAIDASPKTWLTDYGVFGKREYLERVWDSIEWRTVESRLPQRTKIQAFNTL from the coding sequence ATGCTTCGCTATACTGGTGCTCGCGCTATAAGAAAGTACTCTACTAGGTATGCACTCGAGCACCTGAAAGAAGGTACTCCTCTGAAAGGGCTGTTTTCTATTGACGGATTACAAAAAGCATGGTTTGATCGAGTGAAATGTCTCGATGCAAAATTGAACGATTGTACAAATGAGGCGCAACAAAAACCCTTGGAAACTCTCATCCATGAAAACTCGAAATCTGCTTCCAAGAAGCATATTGTGAACTACGCATCATCATTATACAACTTGAGATTCAGCATGTCATCTCTTCAGGGGTGTACCAGGACACCACCAGAGGAATGCCCCAAGCTTGGTCCAGAAGCGTTACTCCAAACCCCGGATTTCAATAGAACAATAAGCAATGAACCATTGACCACTGGCAATGAACGTTTGCAGGCGGCTTTAGTCTCCTCATTTGGCTCCCTGATGGAATTTAGAACTTTATTAATAAACTCAAATCTTGCTCTACCAGGTGACGGGTTTACGTGGTTAGTAGCCAGACGGCAGCTCGATAAACGTTCCACCCGCAGCGATATGCCGAACAGGGACATTGAATACGATAAACtatttattttgaataCTTATAATGCGGGAACTCCTTTTAACTTTTCCACCTCTGGCGTGATGAATGAGCTCAATAATCAATATATTAACATGGAAAAACAACGAGCCAAAGAAGCAGGTACTTTTGATGATTCTGAAATGACTGCCAAGCAAGCCAAGACTAAATTTATTTATGAAACTCAACAGAAGGGGTTTTCGGGGAAAGAGGTTTCATATATCCCGCTTTTAGCCATTGATGCGTCACCCAAAACATGGTTAACTGATTATGGTGTATTCGGTAAACGAGAATATTTGGAAAGGGTGTGGGACTCTATAGAATGGAGAACTGTAGAATCAAGGCTACCTCAACGCACTAAAATCCAAGCATTCAACACGTTGTGA
- the PAL1 gene encoding Pal1p (similar to YDR348C), with protein sequence MENRNSSASSRPFSVNNPFRNATIDSSINQYKNDSQFQEWARNQSRTNSFDKPQLNARTSSQLSFPNIPEDGLQRNADQQGVFYSGLESFSSGSLSPPSRPLSSKNPFLDDESPTNDFRRSPPLPSNNKRYPTATEEKEQLRQKYLEESDVSSTSSTQEGRDLPPSYEEITSTNGSRRAYPKEKGSRSSSHREHSNSGSYIPRRSSSHHHREASSSSTPSKKGKRKSKVIVPKNVDTIDKLDVTGLFGGSFHHDGPFDAVTPHRNKNNKAAPVLAFPVDGPNSTIGGASTKKSALDEVFGRDDIDDSDIYQYSSQTLRRGGDTQDAIKANVGNIQQMDAKNKTELVHGPVTAGLGSSTFLDGAPASSAAIRSDIKAHSYHNRNGGIQRNKSLSQRLGLGGSSDSNAPMTGVRRNLSLSRDNYDVGHSNEGVRRSKTVNSSNRTHKSTYTSDFNDQNDDNKDEEDVYLGVRYNESNMKKKSTGSKLLNRVKSLKVGRKS encoded by the coding sequence ATGGAGAATAGAAACAGCAGTGCCTCTAGTAGGCCATTTTCTGTCAATAACCCGTTTAGAAACGCCACAATTGATTCAAGTATTAAccaatataaaaatgaCTCCCAGTTTCAGGAGTGGGCAAGAAACCAATCTCGTACCAATTCATTTGATAAGCCACAATTAAACGCAAGAACATCATCACAACTATCTTTTCCAAACATTCCCGAGGACGGACTGCAGCGAAATGCAGATCAGCAGGGTGTTTTTTATTCTGGTTTAGAGAGCTTTAGTAGTGGTAGTCTGTCACCTCCTTCGAGACCTCTTTCCTCAAAGAATCCTTTCCTGGACGATGAGAGTCCAACAAACGATTTTCGGAGATCTCCTCCACTTccttcaaataataaaagataTCCGACCGctacagaagaaaaagaacaattaaggcaaaaatatttggaagaaagtgaCGTAAGTTCAACAAGTAGTACACAAGAAGGTAGAGACCTTCCACCCTCATACGAAGAGATCACTTCAACCAATGGATCAAGGCGCGCATATCCGAAGGAAAAAGGTTCTCGCTCTTCTTCTCACCGTGAACATAGCAACAGTGGATCATATATTCCTCGCAGATCTTCATCGCACCATCACCGTGAAGCTTCCTCGTCTTCAACTCCTTCTAAGAAAGGGAAGAGAAAGAGTAAAGTTATTGTTCCTAAAAACGTCGATACTATCGATAAGTTAGATGTAACTGGATTGTTCGGGGGATCATTTCATCACGACGGTCCATTCGATGCAGTAACACCTCATaggaataaaaataacaaagCCGCACCTGTTTTAGCTTTTCCGGTTGATGGTCCAAACAGTACCATCGGTGGAGCTTCAACCAAGAAGTCTGCCTTGGATGAGGTTTTTGGGAGAGATGATATAGATGATTCTGATATATATCAGTACAGTTCGCAGACTCTAAGGAGAGGTGGCGATACGCAAGACGCAATAAAAGCAAACGTTGGTAACATTCAACAAATGGATGCCAAAAATAAGACAGAGTTGGTTCATGGGCCTGTTACTGCGGGACTAGGTTCCAGCACGTTTTTAGATGGGGCACCCGCCTCCTCAGCGGCCATTAGAAGCGACATAAAAGCGCATTCCTATCATAATCGTAACGGTGGTATACAAAGAAATAAGTCACTTTCTCAACGATTAGGCCTTGGAGGATCCAGTGATAGCAATGCCCCCATGACAGGTGTTAGAAGAAACTTGAGTTTAAGCAGAGACAACTATGATGTCGGTCACAGTAACGAAGGTGTCAGAAGGTCAAAAACCGTCAACTCTTCTAACAGGACGCATAAGTCCACTTATACTAGTGACTTCAACGATCAGAATGATGACAATAAGGATGAGGAAGATGTTTATCTGGGTGTGCGCTACAATGAGTCcaatatgaaaaagaaatcgaCAGGTAGCAAATTACTTAACAGAGTTAAAAGTCTAAAGGTCGGAAGGAAAAGTTAG
- the YPQ2 gene encoding Ypq2p (vacuolar membrane transporter for cationic amino acids~similar to YDR352W) codes for MSCLNSIWPTVSNLCGSLSFFTSVISLFPQIIETYRDKSVDGLSPYFLLAWLCGDITSLIGAKLTGQLLFQILLAIYFLLNDSFVCGQYYYYGVLHENKLATIGHEPKPLLPELVENGELLREEEDMIQGVESPRSSRRRSAITAALAIAHTISTASAYPLNVGSIQPQMAPPGDDKNSQLGTVLSWIGASFYVGARIPQLIKNYNRKSTDGLSPFLFATTLLCNITYNMSIFTSCQFLTSQNKREFIMNELPFIFGSAGTIAFDLIYFYQYYILYATDMQLRELERELYGPEEDNAEQLVTERTSLLSGETQA; via the coding sequence ATGTCGTGCTTAAATAGCATATGGCCTACTGTATCCAATTTATGCGGATCATTATCCTTTTTCACCTCTGTTATTTCATTGTTCCCGCAAATCATTGAAACTTATCGAGATAAATCTGTCGATGGGTTATCgccatattttttgttagCTTGGTTGTGTGGAGACATTACCTCGCTGATAGGGGCAAAGCTGACAGGACAATTGCTATTCCAAATACTTCTAGcaatatattttctgttgAACGATTCGTTTGTATGTGGTCaatactattattatgGCGTGTTGCATGAAAATAAACTGGCAACTATTGGTCATGAGCCTAAACCTCTTCTTCCTGAACTAGTTGAAAATGGTGAGCTTTTAAGGGAGGAGGAAGACATGATACAAGGCGTGGAAAGCCCTAGAAGCAGTAGAAGGAGGTCTGCCATTACGGCAGCCTTGGCCATAGCTCATACTATAAGTACAGCTAGCGCGTACCCGCTAAATGTAGGCTCCATCCAACCACAAATGGCGCCTCCTGgagatgataaaaatagCCAGCTGGGTACAGTTTTGTCTTGGATTGGCGCTTCCTTCTACGTAGGTGCACGTATTCCACAACTAATCAAGAATTACAATAGAAAGTCCACAGACGGTTTGTCTCCCTTCCTCTTTGCTACAACTCTACTTTGCAATATCACGTATAATATGAGTATTTTCACAAGCTGTCAATTTTTAACTAGTCAGAACAAAAGGGAATTTATCATGAACGAGTTGCCCTTTATCTTTGGAAGCGCTGGAACAATTGCATTTGATTTGATATACTTCTATCAATACTACATCCTTTATGCAACTGATATGCAACTACGTGAACTGGAAAGAGAGCTATACGGCCCTGAAGAAGACAATGCGGAGCAACTAGTAACTGAACGCACATCACTGTTGTCTGGTGAAACACAAGCGTAG
- the YPS7 gene encoding putative aspartic endopeptidase (GPI-anchored aspartic protease~similar to YDR349C), with protein sequence MSCLSLWYLWLISTFQLGFATASTANTTTTAKYKTSSSTENPFPVLTVGKDGRGNYYVNSTFGTPGQNQRLAVDIIQPYINLVSGTNESHSEYFNVYHNHPTYFINESTSSVPVSPGQIYELSFIDGRAVNSTLVTDDMNFTNVLPENSSTALATDLMITRDNVQFNSGSLSISNVSFFNIESSNFKTSGLLGLSGKITNPGNDIDSSQYTEQSYFLSLLKDANFIESSSYSLWLAGDTSTYETYRDPIFNCGKLLLGGVDPSLFTGTLGKFDLIPYVDPVSNAVSIGYPIVPLGPIYIVSNSGQSLNMTSKDFLSPALLDSTSSVSYLPTSTIIQIAVQIAATYVESLDRWLVQCSMADMGVSLGFRLRELTIEIPLRDLLSSTYDTSTNSSMFFGSGQEACFLTLYANTNTGLNILGEAFMKNIYMAMDLEDNTIAIAQAKKVEDDAVTDDANETTKPTIIKKIRSGYIPYAKAMNSSSTRNLTLYPSNRSGYMLTVPGQLTAAYSNGVITGAGRSFYDTSRATTSPRPSSSQFDSFSVSASDEWSNSTNRTSSVSGAGVRLSSPYTINNNPAGFVARVASLLLLSTFSILIVL encoded by the coding sequence ATGTCATGCCTAAGTTTATGGTATCTGTGGCTCATATCAACCTTTCAGTTAGGGTTCGCAACGGCTAGTACTGCAAATACAACAACTACAGCAAAGTACAAAACCTCTTCTTCGACGGAGAACCCGTTTCCGGTACTAACAGTGGGTAAAGATGGTAGAGGAAACTACTATGTGAATAGCACATTCGGCACACCTGGTCAAAATCAGCGTCTAGCAGTAGATATCATCCAACCATACATAAACCTGGTTTCCGGAACGAACGAAAGCCACAGCGAGTATTTCAATGTATACCATAACCACCCTACTTACTTCATTAACGAGTCTACATCATCTGTTCCTGTCTCTCCTGGCCAAATATATGAGCTTTCTTTCATCGACGGTAGAGCTGTTAACTCTACTTTGGTAACAGACGATATGAACTTTACTAATGTTTTACCAGAAAATTCCTCGACCGCTTTGGCAACTGATTTAATGATAACTCGAGATAACGTACAATTTAACTCAGGGAGCTTATCCATTTCGAACGTTtcgtttttcaatattgaGTCCTCCAATTTTAAGACATCGGGTTTGTTGGGGTTAAGTGGAAAGATCACAAACCCAGGCAATGATATTGACAGCTCACAATACACTGAACAATCTTATTTCCTATCTTTATTAAAAGATGCAAACTTCATTGAAAGTTCGTCATATTCATTGTGGTTGGCTGGCGACACTTCCACATACGAAACATATAGAGATCCAATATTCAATTGCGGGAAGCTGCTTCTCGGAGGGGTTGATCCTTCGCTGTTTACCGGTACGCTGGGAAAATTTGACTTGATTCCGTATGTTGACCCAGTGAGTAATGCGGTAAGTATTGGGTACCCAATCGTGCCATTGGGTCCGATTTACATTGTGTCCAACAGTGGACAAAGTTTGAATATGACTTCTAAAGACTTCTTGAGCCCAGCTTTGCTTGATTCCACATCTTCAGTTAGTTATCTGCCAACTAGTACTATTATTCAGATCGCCGTTCAAATTGCGGCCACTTATGTGGAATCGCTAGATAGATGGCTAGTCCAATGTTCTATGGCAGATATGGGTGTCTCCTTGGGTTTTAGGCTTCGAGAATTGACAATCGAAATCCCTCTACGTGATTTGTTATCATCTACTTACGATACATCCACTAATTCCTCGATGTTTTTCGGTTCGGGACAGGAAGCATGTTTTCTAACACTATATGCTAATACAAATACGGGATTAAACATACTCGGAGAAGCTTtcatgaaaaatatatacatgGCAATGGACCTAGAAGATAACACTATAGCCATTGCGCAGGCAAAGAAGGTTGAAGATGATGCTGTCACTGATGACGCAAACGAAACCACTAAACCAACTATCATCAAGAAGATCAGATCCGGTTACATTCCTTATGCGAAAGCGATGAATAGTAGTAGTACAAGAAACTTGACTCTTTATCCATCCAATAGGTCCGGCTATATGCTCACTGTCCCAGGTCAGCTAACAGCAGCATATTCAAACGGCGTGATTACAGGTGCGGGCCGGTCATTCTATGATACTTCAAGAGCAACCACAAGTCCAAGACCATCTAGTAGTCAATTCGACAGTTTTTCTGTGTCAGCCTCAGATGAGTGGTCGAATTCAACTAATAGAACAAGCAGTGTTTCAGGGGCGGGCGTTCGATTGAGCAGTCCCTATACAATTAACAATAATCCAGCAGGATTTGTGGCCCGTGTAGCTTCATTGCTACTGCTCTCGACGTTCTCAATACTTATTGttctttga